One window of the Niallia circulans genome contains the following:
- a CDS encoding AraC family transcriptional regulator, producing the protein MINSGSLYQISSSKGYHPKVTAYYFKEWDGFYMAYHTHSSMEIMYVISGECRVEVERQDFQMKKHQFIFIDSDVPHRLIVEKNKPCRMLNLEFALTEMNRTFPPINELAEESKELQELLVMKEAYHFLKDRNGVFHSLRNLVLELDSQMNDTSDNYLMVHILFTQLLLLIARNVVQAKNESTQLSNPYLKKVIEYLHENYDYDIRIEQLSAITHLHPNYIHRIFKKAMGCTIIDYLTKIRIEKAKMLITQTDIPITKVASFIGMNSSQYFSKVFKKHIGITPSALRKKGIID; encoded by the coding sequence ATGATAAACTCAGGTAGTTTATATCAAATTAGTAGCAGTAAAGGTTACCATCCTAAGGTTACTGCTTATTACTTCAAAGAGTGGGATGGATTTTATATGGCCTATCATACGCATTCTTCTATGGAAATTATGTATGTTATATCTGGTGAATGCCGGGTGGAGGTAGAAAGGCAAGATTTTCAAATGAAAAAGCACCAATTTATATTTATTGATAGTGATGTACCCCACCGTTTGATTGTTGAAAAAAATAAGCCTTGTAGAATGTTGAATTTGGAATTCGCATTAACTGAAATGAATCGTACATTTCCTCCTATTAATGAGCTTGCAGAAGAAAGCAAAGAATTACAAGAATTACTAGTAATGAAAGAGGCCTATCATTTTTTGAAAGATAGAAACGGTGTTTTTCACTCATTAAGAAATCTAGTGTTGGAGTTAGACAGTCAGATGAATGATACAAGCGACAATTATTTAATGGTTCATATACTTTTTACCCAGTTATTATTACTTATTGCAAGAAATGTAGTACAAGCTAAAAATGAATCCACACAGCTATCGAATCCATATTTAAAAAAGGTAATTGAATATCTTCATGAGAATTATGATTATGATATAAGAATAGAGCAGCTGTCTGCTATTACTCACCTTCACCCTAACTATATCCATCGAATTTTTAAGAAGGCAATGGGATGTACCATCATTGATTACTTAACCAAGATTAGAATAGAGAAAGCAAAAATGCTTATTACACAAACGGATATACCGATCACGAAAGTTGCTAGTTTTATTGGGATGAATAGTAGTCAATATTTTAGCAAGGTATTTAAAAAGCATATTGGTATAACTCCTTCAGCGCTAAGAAAGAAGGGGATCATAGACTAA
- a CDS encoding heavy metal translocating P-type ATPase, with protein MAEQSVMKSKEQVKEQTFEITGMTCAACATRIEKGLNKMQGVENATVNLALEKATVKYREDELSPSEIKEKVEGLGYGIVTEKIELDISGMTCAACATRIEKGLNKMAGVNKATVNLALENATIEYNPATVVPDELIGKVTKLGYGATKKESKQASINQKEAEFKRQKRKFIFSMILSLPLLWTMVGHFSFTSFLYVPDLLMNPWVQMALATPIQFFVGKQFYVGAYKALKNKSANMDVLVALGTSAAYFYSVYLSFETLGHSGHPVGLYFETSAILITLILLGKLFETKAKGRSSEAIKKLMGLQAKTAVVIRNGEQMEIPLEEVVAGEMLLVKPGEKIPVDGEIIEGQSAIDESMLTGESIPVDKQAGDNVIGATINKNGFLKIKATKVGKETALAQIIKVVEEAQGSKAPIQRLADHISGIFVPIVVSLALITFLFWYFIITPGDFAESLEKLIAVLVIACPCALGLATPTSIMAGSGRAAEYGILFKGGEHLEMTHKIDTILLDKTGTVTNGKPILTDIVTEWQEEELLSLVGAAESKSEHPLAEAIVKGITERGIVLRETADFEAIPGYGIRANVDGRELLIGTRRLMDRYRINVGKILPMMKDLESQGKTAMLVSVNGKYAGLLAVADTIKQTSKNAIKRLKQMNIDVMMITGDNQQTAEAIGRQAGIDHIIAEVLPDGKAEAVKKLQQQGKKVAMVGDGINDAPALALADIGMAIGTGTDIAMEAADITLIRGDLQAIADSILISRKTITNIKQNLFWAFGYNTLGIPIAAIGLLAPWLAGAAMAFSSVSVVLNALRLQRLKL; from the coding sequence ATGGCGGAACAAAGTGTCATGAAAAGTAAAGAGCAAGTAAAGGAACAAACCTTTGAAATTACGGGAATGACTTGTGCTGCTTGTGCAACTCGTATTGAAAAAGGATTAAATAAAATGCAAGGTGTAGAAAATGCTACTGTAAATTTGGCGCTGGAAAAAGCGACAGTTAAATATAGGGAGGATGAACTCTCCCCAAGTGAAATTAAAGAAAAAGTGGAAGGGTTAGGTTATGGAATTGTTACGGAAAAAATTGAATTAGACATTTCAGGAATGACCTGCGCAGCATGTGCAACAAGAATTGAAAAAGGACTTAATAAAATGGCCGGGGTGAATAAAGCAACCGTTAATCTGGCTTTAGAAAATGCCACGATAGAATATAACCCAGCAACTGTTGTACCTGATGAACTAATTGGTAAAGTAACAAAGCTTGGTTATGGGGCAACGAAGAAAGAATCCAAACAAGCATCCATCAATCAAAAAGAAGCAGAATTTAAGAGACAAAAACGAAAATTTATCTTCTCGATGATTTTATCACTGCCTCTTTTATGGACAATGGTGGGCCACTTTTCCTTTACTTCGTTTCTGTATGTTCCAGATTTATTAATGAATCCATGGGTCCAAATGGCGCTGGCAACTCCTATTCAATTTTTTGTCGGGAAGCAGTTTTATGTAGGGGCATATAAAGCATTGAAAAATAAGAGTGCTAATATGGATGTTCTAGTTGCACTAGGAACTTCCGCAGCCTATTTTTATAGCGTTTATTTATCCTTTGAGACACTTGGACATTCTGGTCACCCTGTAGGGCTTTATTTTGAAACAAGTGCGATTTTGATTACCTTAATTCTATTAGGTAAATTATTTGAAACCAAAGCAAAAGGAAGATCTTCTGAGGCAATAAAAAAACTAATGGGGCTTCAAGCGAAAACAGCGGTTGTTATTCGCAATGGGGAACAAATGGAAATACCGCTTGAAGAAGTCGTGGCTGGTGAGATGCTACTTGTAAAACCAGGTGAAAAAATCCCTGTTGATGGAGAAATTATTGAAGGGCAGTCAGCCATTGATGAATCCATGTTAACGGGAGAGAGCATTCCAGTTGATAAACAGGCGGGGGACAACGTTATTGGTGCCACCATAAATAAAAATGGCTTTTTAAAAATAAAAGCAACAAAGGTTGGCAAAGAAACCGCGCTTGCACAAATCATTAAAGTGGTTGAAGAAGCACAAGGTTCTAAAGCGCCCATTCAGCGTTTGGCCGATCATATTTCTGGTATTTTTGTGCCTATTGTTGTGAGTCTTGCGCTGATTACTTTTCTTTTCTGGTATTTTATCATTACACCTGGTGATTTTGCGGAAAGTCTCGAAAAGCTAATCGCCGTTTTAGTTATTGCTTGCCCTTGTGCATTAGGGCTTGCGACTCCAACATCTATTATGGCTGGATCAGGAAGAGCGGCAGAATATGGGATATTATTTAAAGGTGGGGAACACCTAGAAATGACCCATAAAATTGATACGATTTTATTAGATAAGACAGGAACTGTAACAAATGGAAAGCCAATCTTAACAGATATAGTAACGGAATGGCAAGAAGAAGAATTACTTTCGTTAGTGGGAGCGGCGGAAAGCAAATCCGAACATCCCCTTGCAGAGGCGATAGTCAAAGGAATTACAGAGCGAGGGATTGTTCTGCGAGAAACTGCAGACTTTGAAGCAATCCCAGGCTACGGAATCCGTGCAAATGTGGATGGCCGTGAACTATTAATCGGAACACGCCGATTAATGGATCGTTACCGGATAAATGTCGGGAAAATTCTTCCGATGATGAAAGACCTGGAATCCCAAGGGAAAACAGCGATGCTTGTAAGTGTTAATGGCAAATATGCTGGACTTCTGGCTGTAGCCGATACGATTAAACAAACTTCTAAAAATGCCATTAAACGATTAAAACAGATGAACATTGATGTCATGATGATTACAGGAGATAACCAGCAAACAGCGGAAGCCATCGGACGACAGGCAGGAATTGACCATATTATTGCAGAGGTATTGCCAGATGGAAAAGCAGAAGCTGTGAAAAAACTACAGCAACAAGGAAAAAAAGTGGCAATGGTTGGAGATGGAATCAATGATGCTCCTGCACTAGCATTAGCGGATATCGGGATGGCAATTGGAACAGGAACTGATATTGCCATGGAGGCAGCTGATATTACACTTATCCGTGGAGATTTACAAGCTATTGCAGACAGTATCTTAATCAGTAGAAAAACGATAACAAATATTAAACAAAATTTATTCTGGGCTTTTGGCTACAATACGCTTGGCATACCAATTGCGGCAATTGGTCTGCTTGCGCCATGGCTGGCTGGTGCTGCAATGGCTTTTAGTTCCGTATCTGTTGTGCTAAATGCTCTTCGCTTGCAGCGTTTAAAACTGTAA
- the copZ gene encoding copper chaperone CopZ produces the protein MENVTLTVEGMSCNHCVKAVEGSVGELSGVSAVKVHLKEGLVDVSYNENEVTLDTIKETIDEQGYDVK, from the coding sequence ATGGAAAATGTAACATTAACAGTAGAGGGCATGTCTTGTAATCATTGTGTTAAAGCGGTAGAAGGAAGCGTAGGAGAGCTTAGTGGAGTTTCTGCTGTCAAAGTTCATTTAAAAGAAGGTCTAGTTGATGTTTCATACAATGAAAATGAAGTAACTCTCGACACGATTAAAGAAACAATTGATGAGCAAGGTTATGATGTAAAGTAA
- a CDS encoding metal-sensitive transcriptional regulator translates to MDNCHITSDRKSHHSDKVKQNLVTRLNRIEGQIRGIKGLIEKDTYCDDVITQISATQSALNSVAKILLEGHLKNCVVERIQEGDMEVVDEVLTTIQKLMKK, encoded by the coding sequence ATGGACAATTGCCATATTACGAGTGACCGAAAAAGTCATCATTCAGATAAAGTAAAGCAAAATTTAGTCACTAGGCTAAACAGGATTGAAGGCCAGATCAGAGGCATAAAAGGGTTAATTGAAAAAGATACGTATTGTGATGATGTTATTACGCAAATTTCTGCGACTCAATCTGCTTTAAATAGTGTAGCAAAGATTTTATTAGAAGGACATTTAAAAAACTGTGTTGTGGAACGTATCCAAGAAGGCGACATGGAAGTAGTCGACGAGGTGTTAACAACTATTCAGAAATTAATGAAAAAATAA
- a CDS encoding GntR family transcriptional regulator yields the protein MKSIRQIPRQSLRDQVYEQLKSAIIHLELTPGEKINDKALAEQFGVSRTPVREAIKKLEDEGLIVTSPGSETIVSLIEVDQAMHALTVVAALHALAAKLASITLSSTEVEKMKAINNEFSEALKSEDKYKAIQKDDQFHAVILEASQNPEIVIALERLLPKIRRLELLKFNTIDGKKSIEQHQEIIACIEKGNTSLLPTLIENNWLSLVEYLAEQ from the coding sequence ATGAAAAGTATTAGGCAAATCCCACGTCAATCATTAAGAGATCAAGTATACGAACAGTTAAAATCAGCAATCATTCATCTTGAATTAACACCAGGGGAAAAAATTAACGATAAGGCACTGGCTGAACAATTTGGTGTAAGCAGGACCCCTGTACGAGAAGCAATCAAAAAATTGGAGGATGAAGGATTAATTGTAACTTCTCCAGGATCAGAAACCATTGTCAGCCTAATAGAAGTAGACCAAGCAATGCATGCCTTAACAGTCGTTGCCGCCCTCCATGCATTAGCAGCTAAATTAGCTTCTATTACTTTGTCTTCTACCGAGGTCGAAAAAATGAAGGCCATTAATAACGAATTTAGTGAGGCACTCAAATCTGAGGATAAGTATAAAGCTATCCAAAAAGACGACCAATTTCATGCCGTTATTTTAGAGGCATCTCAAAATCCAGAAATAGTTATCGCTCTAGAACGACTTCTTCCTAAAATTCGGCGATTAGAATTATTAAAGTTTAATACTATTGATGGGAAAAAATCGATCGAACAGCATCAAGAGATTATTGCATGTATAGAAAAGGGAAATACCTCCCTGCTTCCAACCTTAATCGAGAATAATTGGCTAAGCTTGGTCGAATATTTAGCAGAACAATGA
- a CDS encoding MarR family winged helix-turn-helix transcriptional regulator translates to MSDIPIGRIISMIHRQNQKFLSKELKPYEIGNGGQQAFLKTIIAKPGINQDELSTVLKFDKATTARAVKHLESVGYIVRHTDDNDRRANNLYPTTKAMNIFPEIQKVLERLNKEMTKHLTEEEEQQLLSLLMKIYPELRSNMVTTKKEKNVEKEGE, encoded by the coding sequence GTGAGCGATATACCAATTGGAAGGATTATATCGATGATTCACAGGCAGAATCAGAAATTCCTTTCGAAGGAATTAAAACCTTATGAAATAGGAAATGGTGGGCAGCAAGCTTTTTTGAAAACAATTATTGCAAAACCAGGAATTAATCAAGACGAACTTTCCACTGTTTTAAAATTTGATAAAGCAACAACAGCTAGAGCGGTAAAACATCTAGAAAGCGTGGGATATATTGTTAGGCATACAGATGATAACGATCGGCGTGCCAATAATTTATATCCAACTACAAAAGCAATGAACATTTTTCCAGAGATACAAAAAGTGCTAGAAAGATTAAATAAAGAGATGACGAAACATCTAACGGAAGAAGAGGAACAGCAATTACTTTCCTTACTAATGAAAATTTACCCAGAATTAAGGAGTAATATGGTGACGACGAAGAAAGAAAAAAATGTGGAAAAAGAGGGGGAATAA
- a CDS encoding MFS transporter, which translates to MHASVTENKNEGHQRRWLIFIVLNIFTFMGTLDASIVNIALPTISKELGLAFANSQWIVISYLLTICTVILFFGKMGDVFGKIKVFKWGSVLFIIGSFLCGLSGSLAFLVFSRIIQAIGSAMTMANSQGIVTEIFPVKERGKALGLIGTFVSLGSITGPSLGGIIISSLGWEYIFWINIPIGIIAISLAWKTLPKDMTLTKTKIDVAGSILFSLAIILLIGGLLLGQQYGYNNWMIIASILIGLIAFISFVMVEYRRESPMLELSIFKNPLFSISIFCAFIVFIANFCFNILSPFYTQDILGMSALHSGYILMLFPITMAIVAPISGSLSDKISGQAITFAGLLVMIVAQIGLTFLHEGSSITNLALWIIMLGASSGLFQSPNNSLIMSTVERKQLGIAGSINSLVRNLGMVVGISLATSILFSVMSMKAGYRVTALIPGRPDIFLSGMHVVFLVSSSLCFIGLLLTGWRYTASRKADEKKVRNAS; encoded by the coding sequence TTGCATGCTTCTGTAACTGAAAATAAAAACGAAGGTCATCAACGCCGATGGCTCATTTTTATTGTTTTAAATATATTCACATTTATGGGGACGCTCGATGCGAGTATTGTTAATATTGCGCTTCCGACTATCTCAAAAGAATTAGGCCTTGCTTTTGCTAACTCTCAATGGATTGTGATTAGTTATTTACTAACCATTTGTACCGTTATCCTTTTTTTCGGAAAAATGGGGGACGTCTTTGGGAAAATCAAAGTTTTTAAATGGGGATCTGTTCTGTTTATTATTGGTTCTTTTCTTTGTGGCTTGAGTGGTTCGCTTGCTTTTTTAGTCTTTTCTCGAATTATCCAAGCAATTGGTTCAGCTATGACAATGGCAAATAGCCAAGGGATTGTGACGGAAATTTTTCCAGTTAAGGAAAGAGGAAAAGCCCTAGGTCTTATTGGTACCTTTGTCTCTCTAGGAAGTATTACTGGACCAAGCTTAGGGGGAATTATTATTTCGAGTTTAGGATGGGAATACATATTCTGGATTAACATCCCAATTGGTATTATTGCTATATCGCTAGCATGGAAGACCTTGCCTAAAGATATGACACTAACTAAGACAAAAATCGATGTAGCTGGAAGTATATTATTCAGCCTTGCGATTATTCTCCTTATCGGCGGCTTACTGCTTGGTCAGCAATATGGCTACAACAACTGGATGATTATTGCTTCTATCCTAATCGGTTTGATTGCATTCATCAGTTTTGTCATGGTGGAATATCGAAGAGAAAGCCCAATGCTAGAGCTCTCGATCTTTAAAAATCCACTTTTTTCTATTAGTATTTTTTGTGCCTTTATTGTTTTCATTGCTAACTTCTGTTTTAATATCCTATCACCATTTTACACACAGGACATTCTTGGGATGTCTGCATTACATTCCGGATATATTCTAATGCTCTTTCCGATTACGATGGCCATTGTAGCTCCAATTAGCGGCTCATTATCGGACAAAATTAGTGGACAGGCCATTACTTTTGCTGGATTATTAGTAATGATTGTTGCACAAATTGGCCTAACATTTCTTCATGAAGGAAGTTCTATAACTAACCTTGCTTTGTGGATCATTATGCTTGGAGCAAGTTCGGGTCTCTTCCAATCCCCTAACAATTCGCTCATTATGTCAACCGTTGAGCGAAAGCAGTTAGGAATAGCTGGAAGTATTAATTCACTTGTTCGAAACTTAGGAATGGTTGTTGGTATTTCTCTTGCCACAAGCATATTATTCTCAGTTATGAGCATGAAAGCAGGATACCGAGTAACCGCCCTGATTCCTGGTAGACCTGATATTTTTCTTAGCGGTATGCATGTCGTATTTCTTGTATCCAGCAGCCTTTGCTTCATTGGTTTGCTTCTCACCGGCTGGAGATATACTGCATCGCGCAAAGCGGATGAAAAAAAAGTTCGAAACGCTTCTTAA
- a CDS encoding MerR family transcriptional regulator: protein MEYTVQALGKLAGVSTRTLRYYDEIDLLKPARINSSGYRIYGQKEVDRLQQILFYRELDVPLETIKKMMASPSFDVKEALKEHHEKLLAKQKQLIQLIGNVEKTMKTLEGRMTMSDKEKFEGFKSKLVSDNEAKYGTEIREKYGDEIIDQSNAKLMNMTEEDYRHMIEIENKLFSTLKEALKEGNPAGKNAQNAADLHRQWLTFNWPEYKKEAHAGLADMYIADERFTAYYDKVQVGATAFLREAILIYTGMAFD, encoded by the coding sequence ATGGAATATACCGTACAGGCATTAGGAAAGTTAGCGGGAGTAAGCACAAGAACATTACGATATTATGATGAAATTGATCTTCTCAAGCCGGCGAGAATCAATTCATCAGGATATCGAATTTATGGGCAAAAAGAAGTAGATAGATTACAGCAAATTCTTTTTTATCGCGAATTAGATGTTCCATTAGAAACAATAAAAAAAATGATGGCTTCCCCTTCTTTTGACGTCAAAGAAGCGTTAAAGGAGCATCACGAAAAACTTCTGGCAAAGCAAAAACAGTTAATACAATTGATTGGAAATGTCGAGAAAACGATGAAAACACTGGAAGGGAGAATGACAATGTCTGATAAAGAAAAGTTCGAGGGCTTTAAGAGTAAGCTGGTTTCTGATAATGAAGCAAAGTATGGGACAGAAATACGAGAAAAGTATGGCGATGAAATTATCGACCAATCTAATGCGAAACTCATGAATATGACTGAGGAAGATTACCGCCATATGATAGAGATAGAAAATAAGCTTTTTTCCACTCTTAAAGAAGCGCTAAAAGAAGGAAATCCTGCTGGGAAAAATGCTCAGAATGCTGCTGATTTACATCGCCAATGGCTAACCTTCAATTGGCCAGAATACAAGAAAGAGGCACATGCGGGACTTGCTGATATGTATATTGCTGATGAACGATTTACGGCATATTACGATAAAGTGCAAGTAGGTGCGACAGCGTTTTTACGTGAAGCTATTTTAATTTATACCGGTATGGCTTTTGATTAA
- a CDS encoding GntR family transcriptional regulator, which yields MNKYEAIAVEVKRRIKENYYPLDHPIPDEISLSKEFSCSRMTMKRALDKLVMEGLLYRKRGHGTFIVQSALHTSRVNVLTNEITGLSKLLDGEKIDSKIIKFEVHFPSEEVAAHLAIDIKTPVYYIIRLRSVNNEPYVLEITYMPTTVITGLNDDVLYGSVYEHITKRLGLTIAGSHRKIRACKSIELDHEHLECELNDPILEVEHVGYLNNGVPFEYSFSRHRYDKFEVTTVNLKR from the coding sequence ATGAACAAGTATGAAGCAATTGCAGTCGAAGTAAAACGTCGAATTAAAGAAAATTATTACCCATTAGATCATCCAATACCGGATGAAATATCATTATCTAAAGAGTTTTCTTGCAGTAGAATGACAATGAAAAGGGCATTGGATAAACTAGTGATGGAAGGGCTGCTCTATCGAAAAAGAGGGCATGGAACCTTTATTGTGCAATCGGCTTTGCATACTAGCAGAGTAAATGTGTTAACAAATGAAATAACTGGCCTCTCCAAGCTATTGGATGGCGAAAAGATCGATAGTAAAATTATTAAATTTGAAGTCCATTTTCCTTCAGAGGAGGTTGCAGCCCATTTAGCGATAGATATTAAAACACCTGTATATTATATAATCAGATTAAGATCTGTAAATAATGAACCATATGTTTTAGAAATTACTTATATGCCAACGACAGTTATTACGGGATTAAATGATGATGTGTTATATGGATCGGTTTATGAGCATATTACTAAAAGATTAGGGTTAACAATAGCAGGGTCACATCGCAAAATAAGAGCATGTAAATCAATAGAATTAGATCATGAACATCTGGAATGTGAATTAAATGATCCAATTCTGGAAGTAGAGCATGTAGGTTATTTAAACAATGGTGTACCATTTGAGTATTCCTTTTCCCGTCACCGTTATGATAAATTTGAAGTAACAACTGTAAATTTAAAAAGATAA
- a CDS encoding DsbA family oxidoreductase yields the protein MKIEVWSDFVCPFCYIGKRRLEIALEQFPYKDQVEVEFKSFELDPNAEVYTGKSIHEALAGKYRMSIEEAKNANNNVGSQAASTGLKYDFDNMKPTNTFDAHRLTKYAKTLGKDKELTEQLLHAYFTEGKLISDPDTLVEIGKSVGLEEEAQRQVLADSTSFANDVRIDEALASQIGVSGVPFFVINQKYSVSGAQPTETFERVLEQVWQEDHPVPKFQDLSGTDAEGAICTDDGCEIPKK from the coding sequence ATGAAAATCGAAGTATGGTCAGACTTTGTGTGTCCATTTTGTTATATAGGAAAACGCCGTTTAGAGATTGCTTTAGAGCAATTTCCTTATAAAGATCAAGTAGAAGTTGAATTTAAGAGCTTTGAATTAGATCCAAATGCTGAAGTCTACACTGGTAAAAGTATTCATGAAGCACTTGCTGGTAAATACAGAATGAGTATCGAAGAAGCCAAAAATGCTAATAACAATGTTGGAAGTCAAGCTGCAAGCACAGGCTTGAAATATGACTTTGATAATATGAAACCAACCAATACATTTGATGCCCATCGACTAACAAAGTATGCGAAAACGCTTGGAAAAGATAAAGAGCTAACCGAGCAGTTATTGCATGCCTACTTTACAGAAGGAAAACTAATTAGTGATCCAGATACATTGGTGGAAATAGGGAAATCAGTAGGATTGGAAGAGGAAGCTCAAAGACAAGTATTGGCTGATTCCACAAGCTTTGCTAATGATGTTAGAATAGACGAAGCGCTTGCTAGCCAAATCGGAGTATCTGGGGTCCCGTTCTTTGTAATCAATCAAAAATACTCTGTTTCTGGTGCGCAGCCTACAGAGACTTTCGAACGAGTGCTTGAACAAGTGTGGCAGGAAGACCATCCAGTCCCTAAATTTCAAGATCTTTCAGGAACAGATGCTGAAGGTGCTATTTGTACAGATGACGGTTGCGAAATTCCGAAGAAATAA
- a CDS encoding nitroreductase family protein encodes MSAFLEAIKNRRSYYGISKEAVVSDEKIQEIVNEAVLHTPSSFNSQSSRVVILLQEQHDKLWDMTASELEKIVPAENFSSTKEKINSFKAGYGTILFFEDQEVIEGLQKQFALYAENFPVWANQTNAMHQLVIWTALEEVGFGASLQHYNPLIDEAVQGEWSIPPSWKLVAQMPFGKPLAEPGEKEFKPLEDRVKIYK; translated from the coding sequence ATGAGTGCATTTTTAGAAGCAATAAAAAATCGTCGTTCCTATTATGGTATAAGCAAAGAAGCTGTTGTGTCGGATGAAAAAATCCAAGAAATAGTAAATGAAGCTGTGCTACATACGCCTTCTTCCTTTAATTCTCAAAGTTCAAGAGTGGTGATTTTATTACAGGAACAGCATGATAAACTATGGGATATGACAGCAAGTGAGTTAGAAAAAATTGTTCCTGCCGAGAATTTCTCTTCTACAAAAGAAAAAATAAATTCTTTTAAAGCAGGATATGGAACGATTTTGTTCTTCGAAGATCAGGAAGTGATAGAAGGACTACAAAAACAATTTGCCCTATATGCTGAGAATTTTCCCGTTTGGGCTAATCAAACAAATGCCATGCACCAATTAGTCATTTGGACAGCTCTGGAGGAAGTGGGATTCGGAGCTTCTTTACAGCACTACAATCCACTTATTGATGAGGCAGTACAAGGGGAATGGTCGATACCGCCTTCTTGGAAGCTTGTCGCCCAAATGCCATTTGGCAAGCCATTAGCAGAACCAGGAGAAAAAGAATTCAAGCCATTAGAGGATCGTGTGAAAATATATAAATAA
- a CDS encoding NADPH-dependent FMN reductase: MKIGIILGSTRQGRVSPQVGAWVKEIADKRGDAEYEIVDIAEFNLPFLGAAEGQENVAAWNEKLASLDGFVFVVAEYNHSISGALKNALDSAREAWNNKAAGIVSYGSTGGARAAEHLRGILGELHIADVRVHPTLSLFTDFENFTTFKPAPLHLENMNAMLDQVVAWSTALKTIRG, translated from the coding sequence ATGAAAATTGGAATTATCTTAGGCAGCACTCGTCAAGGAAGAGTAAGTCCACAAGTTGGGGCATGGGTAAAGGAAATTGCTGACAAGCGTGGCGATGCCGAATATGAAATCGTTGATATTGCCGAATTTAACTTACCGTTTTTAGGTGCAGCTGAAGGACAAGAGAATGTTGCAGCATGGAATGAAAAATTAGCAAGCCTTGATGGTTTCGTATTTGTTGTAGCGGAATATAATCACAGTATTTCTGGCGCATTAAAAAATGCATTAGATTCTGCAAGAGAAGCTTGGAATAATAAAGCAGCAGGAATCGTAAGTTATGGATCCACAGGTGGTGCACGTGCAGCAGAACATTTAAGAGGAATTCTGGGCGAATTACATATTGCAGATGTTCGCGTTCATCCTACCCTTTCACTATTTACAGATTTTGAGAACTTTACAACCTTTAAACCAGCACCTCTGCATTTAGAAAATATGAATGCGATGCTTGACCAAGTAGTCGCTTGGAGCACTGCATTAAAAACCATTCGTGGATAA